A genomic stretch from Halalkalibacillus sediminis includes:
- a CDS encoding ABC transporter ATP-binding protein has product MLQLNQVHKTFYPNTPDERQALVDITQVLNEGDFVSIIGSNGAGKSTLLNTLAGSIIPDEGDVWIDERNVTTLTEEKRAKYLGRVFQNPMAGTAPHMTIEENMMIAFGRTKRRSIFSGVTKQVRERFQDHLSTLEIGLENRLTSKVGLLSGGERQALSLLMATFTEPRILLLDEHTAALDPSKEELILKLTRELVEKHSLTTVMVTHQMEQAIDFGNRLWMMDEGQIIFEANDEEKDNLSVSDLLKAFQDIRGKKMANDRALLN; this is encoded by the coding sequence TTGCTTCAACTGAATCAAGTTCATAAAACGTTTTATCCAAACACTCCAGATGAACGGCAAGCACTGGTCGATATTACCCAAGTTTTGAATGAAGGAGACTTTGTTTCGATTATCGGAAGTAACGGTGCTGGTAAGTCGACATTGTTGAATACACTCGCAGGTTCTATTATTCCTGATGAAGGTGATGTGTGGATTGATGAACGGAACGTAACCACATTGACTGAAGAAAAACGGGCGAAATACCTTGGAAGAGTATTTCAGAACCCTATGGCAGGGACTGCACCTCACATGACAATCGAAGAAAATATGATGATTGCATTTGGTCGGACGAAACGTCGAAGTATTTTCAGTGGGGTGACGAAGCAAGTGCGTGAACGATTTCAAGACCATTTATCGACATTAGAGATCGGTTTAGAGAATCGTTTGACCTCGAAAGTGGGATTACTTTCAGGTGGGGAGCGCCAGGCACTTTCCCTGTTGATGGCAACCTTTACTGAGCCTCGAATTTTATTGTTGGATGAACACACTGCAGCTCTCGATCCTTCAAAAGAAGAATTGATTTTGAAACTGACGCGAGAATTAGTTGAAAAACATTCTTTGACTACTGTTATGGTTACCCACCAAATGGAGCAAGCGATCGACTTCGGAAATCGATTATGGATGATGGATGAAGGGCAGATCATCTTTGAAGCGAACGATGAAGAAAAAGACAATTTAAGTGTTTCTGATTTGTTAAAAGCATTTCAAGATATTCGAGGCAAGAAAATGGCAAATGATCGGGCGTTGTTGAATTGA
- the addB gene encoding helicase-exonuclease AddAB subunit AddB, producing the protein MGLQFILGRAGSNLSTYCLEDIESSLKKDPTGDPIFYIVPDQMAFQQEYDLLRKSDLSGSTRAQVFSFSRLAWYIFHEVGGGTKPFISSTGIQMMLRKLSEQHKDSLSTFQKALEKQGFIEQLEAMITELKRYRITPDVLDRIVDEMQDFQHLNANEKALQQKLEDLLLIFQHLEEQLKGHYIDSEDQLEMMVEKIEESNVLNGATIYIDGFHRFTPQEFFVIEAFMRNAKDVKIALTYDEASNQNNQLDLFYQTKTTYETLKEIAKQSSIVEYPPMKRYPDEQLQQEAFQHLERHFETHPVPVYGKDAPVDIVEAVHPRAEVERTAQEIIRLVRDEGFRYREIALLIRESNTYHDLIETIFEDYNIPLFIDEKKTMLNHPFIELIRTGLEVVESNWRYDAIFRLLKTGFIRPSDETYPLDEEAIDTLENYVLEYGIRRKDQWLSEKTWTYQRFSGLDFRKQTTEEIEFQEKINSYRLQVVEALSTFDRSMNQAGTVKEKCRVLYEWVEDVQVPNKLEQLRDDYEEAGQVEIAREQEQAWQSTMELLDEMVEMLGEEEVDQRLFIQMMDAGFDTLTFSHVPPTIDHVIIGNVERSRITNVRASFLLGVNDGTFPMKPPSDGMVTDEERAILEEKGLLLADRADRVLLDDRFYIYLAFNLASERLWVSYPLSDEEGRTKIPASIVKRLETMFPEAKKHWVLDDEDEVEPLRFITNPTKSRAILTAELSKYLRGYPVNDVYWDTLHWYMEHETKDENTRLILESLFYQNKPSNLQQVTAKEMFDQTIRSSVSRLETYHQCSYQYFARYTLGLKERQGFQLDAPDIGQLFHESLRMITDWVHEDGKALFQLTKQEILHYVKKAMDKLAPVLHHQILFSSNRYRFILKKLEQVVIRATSMLVHQAKNSDFTPAGVEIGFGQKQKLPPLQLNLSNGYMLELSGRVDRVDQTTIDDQLYLRVIDYKSSSKDLSLVDVYYGLALQMLTYLDVVLTHSGDWLGKKADPAGVLYFHVHNPTIQDPKSQDDEAIEKELEKSYKMKGLLLEKESIAQAMDNSLESGVSTIAPFGVKKDGSFRSGSKTVNEEMFQRMNQYVRSLMTNAGEEIVGGEVHLNPFQKKDTVACTYCPYQSVCQFDSSLEENNFRRLNEGKDEEILAKMIEKGGVQL; encoded by the coding sequence ATGGGTTTACAATTTATATTAGGGCGAGCAGGCTCAAACTTGAGTACATATTGTTTGGAAGATATTGAATCATCTTTGAAGAAGGATCCTACGGGTGATCCTATTTTTTATATTGTCCCTGACCAAATGGCCTTTCAGCAAGAGTATGATTTGTTAAGGAAAAGCGATCTATCAGGCTCAACGAGGGCTCAAGTGTTCAGTTTTTCAAGGCTAGCGTGGTATATCTTTCATGAAGTGGGTGGCGGTACTAAGCCATTCATCTCAAGCACTGGTATTCAGATGATGCTAAGGAAACTGTCGGAACAACATAAGGACTCTCTATCGACTTTTCAAAAAGCTCTTGAAAAACAAGGGTTCATCGAACAATTGGAAGCGATGATCACTGAGCTCAAACGTTATCGTATAACTCCTGACGTGCTTGATCGTATTGTGGATGAAATGCAAGATTTTCAGCATCTGAATGCGAACGAAAAAGCATTGCAGCAGAAACTTGAAGATTTATTGCTCATTTTTCAACACTTAGAGGAACAATTGAAGGGTCATTATATTGATAGTGAAGATCAATTGGAGATGATGGTTGAGAAGATAGAAGAAAGTAATGTCTTAAACGGTGCCACTATTTATATTGATGGGTTCCACCGTTTTACACCGCAAGAGTTTTTTGTGATTGAAGCTTTCATGAGGAATGCTAAAGATGTAAAGATTGCTCTGACTTATGATGAAGCATCGAATCAAAATAATCAACTCGATTTATTTTATCAAACGAAAACTACTTATGAGACGCTTAAAGAAATAGCTAAACAATCTTCAATAGTCGAGTATCCACCTATGAAACGCTATCCAGATGAGCAACTACAGCAGGAAGCCTTTCAGCATTTAGAACGACATTTTGAGACGCATCCTGTCCCTGTTTATGGAAAAGATGCCCCTGTAGATATAGTCGAAGCCGTCCATCCCCGAGCTGAGGTTGAACGGACAGCGCAAGAGATTATACGCCTAGTTCGAGATGAAGGGTTTCGTTACCGAGAGATTGCCTTGCTAATTCGAGAGTCGAATACGTATCATGATTTGATTGAGACTATCTTTGAAGATTATAATATCCCTCTATTCATAGATGAAAAGAAAACGATGTTGAATCATCCATTTATAGAGTTAATAAGAACTGGTCTTGAGGTAGTAGAAAGTAATTGGCGATATGATGCCATTTTTCGTTTACTTAAGACTGGATTCATCCGACCAAGCGACGAAACCTATCCATTAGATGAGGAAGCAATTGATACATTAGAAAACTATGTGTTGGAGTATGGGATCCGTCGAAAAGATCAGTGGCTTTCAGAAAAAACATGGACTTATCAACGATTCAGCGGGCTTGATTTTCGCAAACAAACGACAGAAGAAATAGAATTTCAGGAGAAAATCAATTCATACCGATTACAAGTAGTGGAAGCGTTGAGCACTTTCGACCGTTCGATGAATCAGGCAGGAACCGTTAAAGAAAAGTGCAGAGTATTATACGAATGGGTTGAAGATGTACAAGTCCCTAATAAGCTTGAGCAGCTTCGAGATGACTATGAAGAAGCGGGCCAAGTTGAAATCGCACGTGAACAGGAACAAGCATGGCAGTCAACGATGGAATTGTTGGATGAAATGGTTGAAATGCTAGGGGAAGAGGAAGTCGATCAACGTTTATTCATACAAATGATGGATGCAGGTTTTGACACATTAACTTTTTCTCATGTGCCACCAACGATTGACCATGTCATTATAGGAAATGTTGAACGCTCTAGGATTACAAATGTTCGAGCGAGCTTTTTATTAGGAGTCAATGATGGCACATTTCCGATGAAACCACCTAGCGATGGAATGGTGACGGATGAAGAACGAGCGATTTTAGAAGAAAAAGGTTTATTGTTAGCTGATCGTGCAGATCGGGTTTTATTAGATGATCGATTTTATATCTATCTTGCTTTCAACCTTGCTTCTGAACGTCTTTGGGTCAGTTATCCTTTGAGTGATGAAGAAGGACGCACGAAGATTCCTGCTTCGATTGTGAAGCGGCTTGAAACCATGTTTCCGGAAGCGAAAAAACATTGGGTGCTTGATGACGAAGATGAGGTTGAACCTTTACGCTTCATCACTAATCCGACTAAATCTCGTGCGATCTTAACTGCTGAGTTATCAAAATATTTGCGGGGATATCCTGTGAACGATGTCTATTGGGATACTTTACATTGGTATATGGAGCACGAAACAAAAGACGAAAACACTCGACTGATCTTAGAAAGTCTTTTTTATCAAAATAAACCGTCGAACCTTCAACAAGTGACGGCCAAGGAAATGTTCGACCAAACGATACGGTCTAGTGTTTCTAGATTAGAGACGTATCATCAATGTTCCTACCAATACTTTGCAAGATACACATTGGGATTGAAGGAACGCCAAGGTTTTCAGCTAGATGCCCCTGACATTGGTCAATTGTTCCACGAATCTTTACGCATGATTACAGATTGGGTACATGAAGATGGTAAAGCCTTATTCCAATTGACGAAGCAAGAAATCCTCCATTACGTGAAAAAAGCAATGGACAAGCTCGCACCTGTTTTACATCATCAGATTCTATTTAGTTCGAACCGTTATCGTTTCATTTTGAAAAAATTAGAACAGGTTGTGATCCGGGCTACATCTATGCTCGTTCACCAAGCTAAAAATTCTGATTTTACGCCTGCCGGGGTGGAAATTGGTTTTGGTCAAAAACAGAAGCTCCCTCCGTTGCAGTTGAATCTATCCAATGGATACATGCTCGAATTGAGCGGTCGAGTTGACCGAGTCGATCAGACGACAATCGATGATCAACTTTACTTACGTGTCATTGATTATAAGTCTAGTAGTAAAGATTTAAGCTTGGTCGATGTTTACTATGGATTGGCATTGCAAATGTTAACTTACCTGGATGTCGTATTAACCCATTCTGGGGATTGGTTAGGTAAAAAAGCAGATCCTGCTGGTGTGCTCTATTTCCATGTTCATAACCCTACGATTCAGGATCCAAAATCTCAGGATGATGAAGCAATTGAAAAAGAATTGGAGAAATCCTACAAAATGAAAGGCCTATTGCTTGAAAAAGAGTCAATTGCACAAGCGATGGACAACTCGTTGGAAAGTGGAGTCAGCACTATAGCTCCTTTCGGTGTTAAAAAAGACGGGTCTTTCAGAAGTGGTTCTAAAACGGTTAACGAAGAAATGTTTCAGCGAATGAATCAATATGTAAGATCATTGATGACAAATGCTGGTGAAGAAATTGTTGGTGGCGAAGTGCACTTGAATCCTTTTCAGAAAAAGGACACAGTTGCATGCACATACTGTCCTTATCAGTCTGTTTGCCAATTCGATTCGTCACTAGAAGAAAATAATTTCAGAAGATTGAATGAAGGTAAAGATGAAGAAATACTTGCGAAAATGATTGAGAAGGGAGGAGTTCAGCTATGA
- a CDS encoding competence protein ComK yields the protein MDILKDPKITALTMAVTPHVVSGDVYGSYVLEKNGEYLCEIPPKQLMDKGCRYFGSSLKGRLDGTREVFGITRKAPISLDPMSGIFFLPTTSPHSSDCIWIAHGHVHSLEKLESKQTRIHFEGGKELTVDSSFTSLTNQIQRTAQFRHLMLDRITKHQREVELASS from the coding sequence TTGGATATATTAAAGGACCCAAAGATCACAGCACTAACCATGGCTGTAACACCTCATGTAGTTTCAGGTGATGTATATGGATCATATGTTTTGGAGAAAAATGGTGAGTATCTATGCGAAATCCCTCCTAAGCAATTGATGGATAAAGGGTGTCGGTATTTTGGCTCCAGTTTGAAAGGAAGGTTGGATGGAACACGTGAAGTTTTTGGTATCACTCGAAAAGCTCCAATTTCTCTTGATCCGATGAGCGGAATCTTTTTCCTCCCTACGACCTCTCCGCATTCTTCTGACTGTATCTGGATTGCCCACGGTCATGTTCACTCTTTAGAAAAACTAGAATCCAAACAGACACGCATTCATTTTGAAGGAGGAAAAGAACTAACAGTAGATTCTTCATTCACTTCTTTAACCAATCAGATTCAGCGTACAGCACAGTTCCGTCATTTAATGCTAGACCGCATCACAAAGCATCAGAGAGAGGTGGAGTTGGCTTCTTCATAG
- a CDS encoding TVP38/TMEM64 family protein, producing the protein MGQDVSNLEELEELLQDNVVGEFIIRLLEFYGSFGIIPGFAFPFIEAFLSFLPVIVFIMANSIVYGLELGFLLSWAGASAGAIVFFIIIRKMIRFRWVRKIQHQKQVRRVTAWFDRHGFGPLFLLLCFPFSPSALINIVAAFSKIPLKQFMLAVLLGKAVMVFSVSYVGESLASFAQNPTKTIVVGICIGLFWMVGKYVEKRIQSNAEQGEHPNNKG; encoded by the coding sequence ATGGGTCAGGATGTATCGAACTTAGAAGAATTGGAAGAGTTATTACAGGACAATGTTGTAGGTGAATTCATCATTAGGTTGTTGGAGTTTTACGGTAGCTTCGGTATTATTCCGGGATTTGCATTCCCTTTTATTGAAGCCTTCCTTTCCTTTTTACCTGTAATTGTTTTTATTATGGCAAATTCAATTGTATATGGCCTAGAATTAGGTTTTTTATTATCGTGGGCAGGTGCTTCGGCTGGTGCGATTGTGTTCTTTATTATCATACGAAAAATGATTCGCTTCAGGTGGGTAAGGAAAATCCAACATCAGAAACAAGTGCGCAGGGTTACCGCATGGTTTGACCGACATGGTTTCGGACCATTATTTCTGTTGCTTTGTTTCCCTTTTTCGCCGTCTGCATTGATCAATATCGTGGCTGCATTTTCAAAAATCCCCTTAAAGCAGTTCATGTTAGCTGTGCTCTTAGGTAAAGCCGTCATGGTCTTTTCTGTATCATATGTGGGAGAAAGCCTTGCTTCATTTGCTCAAAATCCCACGAAGACAATTGTCGTCGGTATCTGTATCGGATTGTTCTGGATGGTTGGGAAGTATGTTGAAAAGCGGATTCAATCAAATGCTGAGCAAGGCGAGCACCCGAATAATAAAGGCTGA
- a CDS encoding fatty acid--CoA ligase family protein yields MNLSDQLSLTAKDNLSKPAYIFNGEETNYQTLEGSVTKFASSLKALGYKKGDHIGLVVGNTPHFVIGLYGALRLGLTVIPINPIYTADEISYIVNNGDVKGIITLDVLFEKFEKMSESIPDVKNYIVGETKPDSSFESSPLKEKTYSFTELVQKGSLELERPVLNDDDTAVILYTSGTTGKPKGAMLTHKNIFSNAKDTAEYLNINANDRVIAALPMFHVFCLTVALNAPLVNGATVLIVPQFSPEAVFKITREHQATVFAGVPTMYNYLLQYPNEDEKDFSNIRLCISGGASMPVALLEKFEQHFDVQISEGYGLSEASPVTCFNPLDRPRQAGSIGKSIINVENKVVDENGNELPPGQVGELIVRGPNVMKGYYKMPEETQASIKDGWLYTGDMAQTDEEGYFYIVDRKKDLILVGGYNVYPREVEEVLYSHEQISEVAVIGEPDEDLGEAVVAFVVCNDENVTEDDLNELCKTKLAKYKIPKKIEFLEELPKNTTGKILRRSLRDQLSS; encoded by the coding sequence ATGAATTTAAGTGATCAATTATCACTAACAGCAAAAGACAATTTGTCGAAGCCTGCCTATATTTTCAATGGTGAAGAGACAAACTATCAAACGCTAGAAGGCTCAGTTACTAAGTTTGCTTCAAGTTTAAAAGCTTTGGGTTACAAAAAAGGGGACCATATTGGTTTAGTTGTAGGAAATACACCTCATTTTGTGATTGGTTTATACGGGGCGCTGCGTCTAGGACTTACAGTTATTCCAATCAATCCGATTTATACTGCAGATGAAATCTCCTATATCGTTAACAACGGGGATGTTAAAGGAATCATTACGCTTGATGTTTTATTCGAAAAGTTCGAGAAAATGAGCGAATCTATTCCAGATGTTAAAAATTACATTGTAGGTGAAACTAAGCCTGATTCAAGCTTTGAATCTTCGCCTTTAAAAGAAAAAACTTACTCGTTCACTGAATTAGTACAAAAAGGTAGTCTTGAATTAGAACGACCTGTTTTAAACGATGATGATACCGCTGTCATTTTGTATACTTCAGGTACAACGGGTAAGCCGAAAGGTGCCATGTTGACTCATAAGAATATCTTCTCAAATGCGAAGGATACTGCAGAGTATTTAAATATCAATGCGAATGATCGAGTGATTGCTGCATTACCGATGTTCCATGTTTTCTGTCTAACGGTAGCTTTGAATGCTCCATTAGTGAATGGTGCGACTGTGTTAATTGTTCCTCAATTTTCACCAGAAGCTGTATTCAAGATTACTAGAGAGCACCAAGCAACAGTATTTGCTGGAGTTCCAACAATGTATAATTACTTGTTACAGTATCCAAATGAAGATGAAAAAGATTTCTCTAATATCCGTCTATGTATCTCAGGTGGTGCATCAATGCCAGTTGCGTTACTTGAAAAATTTGAACAACATTTTGATGTGCAAATATCTGAGGGATATGGTTTGTCAGAAGCTTCTCCAGTTACATGTTTCAACCCGCTTGATCGACCAAGACAAGCAGGATCCATCGGAAAGAGCATCATCAATGTGGAAAACAAAGTCGTCGATGAAAACGGAAACGAGTTACCACCAGGACAGGTTGGTGAACTGATCGTACGTGGACCGAACGTCATGAAAGGCTATTATAAAATGCCTGAGGAAACTCAAGCGTCGATCAAAGATGGATGGTTATACACGGGCGATATGGCTCAAACAGATGAAGAAGGGTACTTTTACATTGTCGACCGTAAGAAGGATTTAATTTTGGTCGGAGGTTATAATGTATACCCAAGAGAAGTTGAAGAGGTCTTATATAGTCACGAACAAATCAGTGAAGTGGCTGTTATTGGTGAGCCTGATGAAGACTTAGGAGAGGCAGTCGTAGCATTTGTTGTCTGTAATGATGAAAATGTTACAGAAGATGATTTGAATGAATTATGTAAGACAAAGCTTGCTAAATATAAAATTCCTAAGAAAATTGAATTCCTAGAAGAACTACCTAAAAATACAACAGGAAAAATTCTGCGCAGAAGCCTACGCGATCAATTATCTTCATAG
- a CDS encoding ABC transporter substrate-binding protein: MKKLWMISLLGLMVFLAACGSDAEGASSESSGGESEEVDYTIGISQIVEHPSLDRATEGFKQAFEDAGLNVEFDESTAQGDNNNNQLIAEKLVGDEVDLIFANSTPSAQAALNETTEIPIVFTSVTDPVGAGLVESMDAPGGNVTGTADMHPDSVPNTIALIKEMGFESIGLLYNASEQNSVSQVETINELAQQEGLSTVERNVSSSSEVQQASEALVGEADTFLVITDNTVVSALESVLQVGQNEEVPVFVSELDSVKRGGFAGYGFDYFDIGFEAGQKAVKILEDGTSPGEIPAEYPQNLKLQINEDAAEKMGVELKEEWTEDAEMVSTEASDEE; the protein is encoded by the coding sequence ATGAAAAAATTATGGATGATAAGTCTTTTAGGATTAATGGTATTTCTAGCAGCGTGTGGAAGTGACGCAGAGGGCGCTTCCTCTGAAAGTTCAGGTGGCGAGTCTGAAGAGGTTGATTACACGATTGGTATTTCTCAAATCGTCGAGCACCCTTCTTTGGATCGTGCTACCGAAGGATTCAAACAAGCATTTGAAGATGCAGGGCTGAATGTTGAATTCGATGAATCCACAGCTCAAGGTGATAATAACAACAATCAATTGATAGCCGAAAAGTTAGTCGGTGATGAAGTTGATTTGATTTTTGCCAACTCTACGCCTAGTGCACAGGCTGCCCTGAACGAAACAACTGAAATTCCTATTGTTTTCACATCGGTGACGGATCCTGTGGGCGCAGGTTTAGTCGAATCAATGGACGCTCCTGGCGGGAACGTTACTGGAACGGCGGATATGCATCCAGATTCAGTTCCAAATACGATAGCTTTGATCAAGGAAATGGGCTTTGAATCAATCGGTCTTTTGTATAATGCATCTGAACAAAATTCCGTATCTCAAGTTGAAACGATTAATGAATTAGCTCAACAAGAAGGATTGAGCACTGTTGAAAGAAATGTTTCTTCATCGTCTGAGGTTCAACAAGCGAGCGAAGCTTTAGTAGGTGAGGCGGATACCTTCCTAGTAATCACAGACAACACAGTGGTCAGTGCGCTTGAATCTGTTTTGCAGGTTGGTCAGAACGAAGAAGTTCCAGTATTCGTTAGTGAACTGGATTCAGTGAAACGTGGTGGCTTCGCTGGTTATGGTTTCGATTACTTTGATATTGGTTTCGAAGCAGGTCAAAAAGCTGTCAAGATTTTAGAAGATGGAACTTCTCCTGGAGAGATTCCAGCAGAATACCCACAAAATTTGAAGTTACAGATCAACGAAGATGCAGCTGAGAAAATGGGTGTAGAGTTGAAAGAAGAGTGGACAGAAGACGCAGAAATGGTTTCAACAGAAGCGTCTGATGAAGAATAA
- a CDS encoding ABC transporter permease, whose product MVSSLYGALESGLIYAIMALGVYLSFRILDFPDLTVDGSFVTGGAVASVMIVGGVDPFTATMTGAAVGFVAGCFTGLLHTKGKINPLLAGILMMIALYSINLRIMGQPNIPLLNETTLFTVIGSWWGGLSLDAILVAPFELVGLTDYAPRTFLVIVTMVLIVLIVKKVMDFFLRTEAGLTLRATGDNQTMVKSFSANTNIYIILGIGLSNALVALSGALITQHNGFADVNLGVGMIIIGLASVIIGEVLFGKDKVVRMTLAVILGAITYRVIYSLALRIDFLEPSDMKLITAIIVITALVLPNWFHQNNAKKQFKKSKEASQKRGNVKKGGVSIASTESSS is encoded by the coding sequence ATGGTTAGTTCATTATATGGAGCATTAGAATCAGGTTTGATTTACGCAATTATGGCATTGGGTGTGTATCTATCCTTTCGTATATTAGACTTTCCTGATTTGACCGTTGATGGAAGTTTTGTCACTGGAGGAGCTGTAGCCTCCGTGATGATTGTCGGAGGAGTGGACCCTTTTACTGCAACTATGACCGGGGCAGCTGTGGGCTTCGTTGCGGGGTGTTTCACGGGCCTTCTCCATACAAAAGGAAAAATCAATCCCCTCCTGGCTGGGATTTTGATGATGATTGCTCTTTATTCCATCAACTTAAGGATTATGGGCCAACCCAACATTCCATTATTAAATGAAACGACTCTGTTTACAGTCATAGGTTCATGGTGGGGAGGGCTTTCTTTAGATGCAATATTAGTAGCTCCTTTCGAATTGGTAGGACTGACAGACTACGCGCCACGTACTTTCTTAGTAATTGTTACGATGGTTTTGATCGTTTTGATCGTCAAAAAAGTAATGGACTTTTTCTTGCGGACCGAAGCTGGCTTAACTTTGCGTGCTACAGGCGACAATCAGACAATGGTCAAAAGCTTCTCTGCTAATACAAACATCTACATCATATTAGGGATTGGGTTATCAAACGCCCTGGTAGCTTTAAGTGGCGCATTAATTACTCAACATAACGGATTTGCGGATGTGAATTTAGGTGTAGGAATGATCATTATTGGTTTAGCCTCTGTTATTATCGGTGAAGTTCTTTTTGGAAAAGACAAGGTCGTTCGAATGACATTAGCGGTCATTCTAGGCGCGATTACCTATCGTGTGATTTATTCCTTAGCGCTACGGATTGACTTTCTAGAACCGAGTGATATGAAGTTGATCACGGCCATTATCGTAATCACAGCGTTGGTTTTACCGAATTGGTTCCACCAAAATAATGCAAAGAAACAATTCAAAAAATCAAAAGAAGCTTCTCAAAAGCGCGGGAATGTAAAGAAAGGAGGAGTTTCTATTGCTTCAACTGAATCAAGTTCATAA